A DNA window from Mycobacterium sp. IDR2000157661 contains the following coding sequences:
- a CDS encoding SDR family oxidoreductase, with the protein MTDAADSAIRLGLQGRIVLVTGGVRGVGAGISKVFGDQGATVVTCARRPVEGLPYEFHSCDIRDDDAVKTMIGEIVADHGRLDVVVNNAGGSPYVPAAEASAKFSRKILELNLLGALSVSTHANTVMQVQPSGGSIVNITSVSGRRPTPGTVAYGAAKAGLENITSTLAVEWAPKVRVNSVVVGMVETEQSELFYGDAESIAAISRNVPLGRLAKPDDIGWATAFLASDAATYISGASLEVHGGGEPPHYLSTTTADI; encoded by the coding sequence GTGACTGACGCCGCCGACAGCGCCATCCGCCTCGGGCTCCAGGGCCGCATCGTCCTCGTCACCGGGGGTGTGCGCGGTGTCGGCGCAGGAATCAGCAAGGTCTTCGGCGACCAGGGTGCGACCGTCGTGACGTGTGCGCGCCGACCGGTCGAGGGACTGCCGTACGAATTCCACTCCTGCGATATCCGCGACGACGACGCGGTCAAGACGATGATCGGCGAGATCGTCGCCGACCACGGTCGCCTCGACGTCGTGGTCAACAACGCCGGTGGCTCACCTTACGTGCCTGCCGCAGAGGCGTCGGCGAAGTTCAGCCGAAAGATCCTGGAACTCAATCTACTTGGCGCGCTGTCGGTCTCGACGCACGCCAACACCGTCATGCAGGTTCAGCCCTCGGGCGGTTCCATCGTCAACATCACCAGCGTGAGCGGCAGGCGACCGACTCCGGGCACCGTGGCTTACGGCGCCGCGAAGGCGGGGTTGGAGAACATCACGAGCACGCTCGCGGTCGAGTGGGCGCCCAAGGTCAGGGTCAACTCCGTGGTCGTCGGGATGGTCGAGACCGAACAGTCGGAGTTGTTCTACGGGGACGCCGAATCGATTGCCGCCATCTCCCGGAACGTCCCACTGGGGCGTCTGGCAAAACCGGACGACATCGGTTGGGCCACAGCTTTTCTCGCCTCGGATGCAGCGACATACATCAGCGGTGCGTCGCTCGAGGTGCACGGTGGCGGCGAGCCACCGCACTACCTGTCGACCACCACCGCCGACATCTGA